From the genome of Xiphophorus couchianus chromosome 6, X_couchianus-1.0, whole genome shotgun sequence, one region includes:
- the LOC114145951 gene encoding transcription factor HES-1-like: protein MPAGTFERASPSGVAAVPARGDCTPGKPRTLSENRKSSKPIMEKRRRARINESLGQLKTLILDALKKDSSRHSKLEKADILEMTVKHLRNLQRLQMTAALNTDPSILGKYRAGFSECVGEVTRFLSTCEGVTAEVRTHLLGHLAACVTQINLYGPHLGDLGQTSSTQVTTPPGLRAPLKGGSLSPEAMKLYGGFQVVASPDGHFAFLIPGAALTPLSVQNCHHVSPVAPAVTSDSVWRPW, encoded by the exons ATGCCTGCCGGTACTTTCGAAAGAGCATCTCCGTCTGGCGTTGCGGCCGTCCCGGCAAGAGGCGACTGTACCCCAGGGAAACCCCGCACTCTGTCAGAGAACAGAAAG TCCTCCAAGCCAATTATGGAGAAGCGGCGACGCGCGCGCATCAATGAGAGCCTGGGTCAGCTGAAGACCCTCATCCTGGACGCGCTCAAGAAAGAC AGCTCCAGACACTCCAAGCTGGAGAAGGCCGACATCCTGGAGATGACGGTAAAGCACCTGAGGAACCTCCAGCGGCTTCAGATGACAG CGGCTTTAAACACAGACCCATCCATCCTGGGGAAGTACCGAGCTGGATTCAGCGAGTGCGTTGGAGAGGTTACCCGTTTCCTGTCCACGTGTGAAGGGGTCACGGCCGAGGTGAGGACTCACCTCCTCGGCCACCTCGCGGCCTGTGTGACCCAGATTAACCTGTATGGACCTCACCTGGGCGACCTGGGACAGACCAGCAGTACACAGGTCACCACGCCTCCGGGCCTGCGGGCGCCCCTCAAGGGTGGTTCACTATCACCCGAAGCCATGAAACTGTACGGAGGCTTCCAGGTGGTGGCATCGCCAGACGGACACTTTGCGTTTCTTATTCCTGGCGCAGCTCTCACACCTCTGAGTGTACAAAACTGCCACCATGTGTCACCTGTCGCACCTGCTGTCACCTCAGACTCTGTGTGGAGACCATGGTAG